In one Plasmodium vivax chromosome 4, whole genome shotgun sequence genomic region, the following are encoded:
- a CDS encoding 50S ribosomal protein L13, putative (encoded by transcript PVX_002825A), producing the protein MIGASARRLAGYPKASFHEQSINPFSNVQWKSTPFLKKNMPKTDPFAEEHVSRNAISVFDREKGNWFVIDAYNKSVGSLSVCISKLLQGKYRVDHNPNRVNGSSVIVVNAIHVKFYGHTWDTKIYKFPRKSHSKGPKILTCKTVFARNPSMVLNLAVKRMLPNNRLRQLYYRKLFVYPGAIHPHWGIPQVIVPKRDVARSADQPTLKAFTVV; encoded by the exons ATGATCGGGGCCAGCGCGCGTAGACTGGCCGGGTACCCCAAGGCCTCCTTCCACGAGCAGAGCATAAACCCCTTCTCGAATGTGCAGTG GAAAAGCACCCCCTTCCTGAAGAAGAACATGCCGAAGACGGACCCCTTCGCGGAGGAGCACGTGTCCAGAAACGCCATCAGCGTATTCGACAGGGAGAAGGGCAACTGGTTCGTCATCGACGCGTATAACAAAAGCGTGGGAAGTCTCAGCGTGTGCATCAGCAAGTTGCTGCAAGGGAAGTACCGTGTAGACCACAACCCGAATAGGGTAAACGGCAGCAGCGTTATAGTGGTCAATGCCATTCACGTCAAGTTCTATGGCCACACGTGggatacaaaaatatataaattccCCAGAAAGAGTCATTCCAAGGGACCCAAGATTCTGACGTGCAAAACAGTTTTCGCCAGGAACCCCTCGATGGTTTTAAATTTAGCTGTTAAGAGGATGCTCCCAAACAACCGACTGCGGCAGCTGTATTATAGGAAGCTCTTTGTCTACCCTGGCGCCATCCACCCGCATTGGGGCATACCTCAAGTCATCGTTCCCAAGAGGGACGTGGCCCGCAGTGCGGACCAACCAACCCTCAAGGCATTCACAGTCGTCTAA